In Bacillus cereus ATCC 14579, a single window of DNA contains:
- the perR gene encoding peroxide-responsive transcriptional repressor PerR — MVKEELKEALEMLKNTGVRITPQRHAILEYLVESMTHPTADDIYKALEGKFPNMSVATVYNNLRVFKEVGLVKELTYGDASSRFDYVTSQHYHVICEKCGKIVDFPYGGLEKLEEEAAKTTGFVINSHRLEIYGVCPECHKA; from the coding sequence GTGGTCAAAGAAGAATTAAAAGAAGCGCTAGAAATGCTGAAAAATACGGGTGTACGCATTACTCCACAGCGTCATGCTATTTTAGAGTACCTTGTGGAATCAATGACGCACCCAACAGCGGATGATATTTATAAAGCATTAGAAGGTAAGTTTCCAAATATGAGTGTTGCAACTGTCTATAATAACTTACGTGTGTTTAAAGAGGTTGGACTTGTAAAGGAATTAACTTATGGAGACGCTTCAAGTAGATTTGATTATGTTACAAGTCAACATTATCATGTGATTTGCGAAAAATGTGGTAAGATTGTTGATTTTCCTTATGGAGGCTTGGAAAAGCTGGAAGAGGAAGCTGCGAAAACGACAGGCTTCGTTATCAATAGTCATCGCTTAGAAATTTATGGCGTTTGTCCAGAGTGTCATAAGGCGTAA
- a CDS encoding YgzB family protein yields the protein MSIKYSNKINKIRTFALSLVFIGLFIAYLGVFFRENIIIMTTFMMVGFLAVIASTVVYFWIGMLSTKTIQIICPSCDKPTKMLGRVDACMHCNQPLTLDRDLEGKEFDEKYNKKSYKS from the coding sequence ATGAGCATTAAGTATTCAAACAAAATCAATAAAATCCGGACCTTTGCATTAAGTTTAGTATTTATCGGCCTCTTCATTGCATACTTAGGTGTCTTTTTCCGCGAAAACATTATTATTATGACAACGTTTATGATGGTTGGCTTTTTAGCTGTTATCGCTAGCACTGTCGTTTACTTTTGGATTGGTATGTTATCTACTAAGACTATCCAAATTATTTGTCCAAGCTGTGATAAGCCAACCAAAATGCTCGGCCGTGTCGATGCATGTATGCACTGCAATCAACCTTTAACACTAGATCGAGATCTAGAAGGAAAAGAATTTGATGAAAAGTATAATAAGAAGAGTTATAAATCATAA
- the bcp gene encoding thioredoxin-dependent thiol peroxidase translates to MITVGEMAPEFTLEGSNGEEVRLADFRGKNVVLYFYPKDMTPGCTTEACDFRDAYGVFQEKDTVILGVSPDSANRHLKFIEKHELPFTLLVDEDHKVAELYDVWKLKKNFGKEYMGIERSTFLINKDGELVKEWRKVKVKGHIEDVLSYIK, encoded by the coding sequence ATGATTACAGTAGGAGAAATGGCACCAGAATTCACATTAGAGGGAAGTAACGGAGAAGAAGTTCGCCTAGCTGATTTCCGCGGTAAAAATGTAGTTCTCTATTTTTATCCGAAAGATATGACGCCAGGATGTACAACTGAAGCATGTGATTTTCGTGATGCGTATGGAGTATTTCAAGAGAAGGATACGGTTATTCTTGGAGTAAGTCCTGATTCAGCGAATAGACATTTGAAATTCATTGAGAAACATGAATTGCCATTTACACTTTTAGTAGATGAAGATCATAAAGTAGCAGAGTTATACGATGTTTGGAAGTTAAAAAAGAACTTTGGGAAAGAGTATATGGGAATCGAGCGTTCTACATTCCTTATTAATAAAGACGGTGAACTTGTAAAAGAGTGGCGTAAAGTGAAAGTGAAAGGACATATTGAGGATGTTCTTTCTTATATAAAATAA
- a CDS encoding GNAT family N-acetyltransferase — translation MKKYEIKNNIPTLEEYKYLCDSVGWTNYMNFEVAEISLQNSIYCITVKDNNQIIGMGRIVGDGAIYFYIQDIVVHPDYQKNGIGKKIMNTLVEYLNGNTPDKAFIGLFASQGKTSFYEKYDFKDYSPNMTGMFTVISKK, via the coding sequence TTGAAGAAATATGAGATTAAAAATAACATTCCAACATTGGAAGAATATAAATATTTATGTGATTCTGTGGGATGGACTAACTATATGAACTTTGAGGTGGCGGAAATATCACTTCAAAATTCGATTTACTGTATAACAGTCAAGGATAATAATCAAATCATCGGCATGGGGAGAATTGTTGGTGATGGGGCTATCTATTTCTATATTCAAGATATAGTGGTTCATCCAGATTATCAAAAGAATGGTATTGGAAAGAAAATAATGAATACTTTAGTAGAATACTTAAATGGGAATACTCCAGATAAAGCATTCATTGGTTTGTTTGCGTCGCAAGGTAAAACATCATTCTACGAAAAATATGATTTTAAAGATTATTCGCCTAATATGACAGGGATGTTTACTGTTATTTCGAAAAAATAG
- a CDS encoding potassium channel family protein, which yields MLWGFILLIAAIAILKSVQLLWSSYSDSTRFFSLYNLATLFLIYTTVLIAFGLSYVVLEEMGFAVLKEDGESLNAHSFQLVEVCLYFSAVTLLSVGYGDISPIGIGRWIAIAEALIGYTLPFAFVMRSVIDNEK from the coding sequence ATGTTATGGGGATTTATTCTATTAATTGCAGCAATCGCTATTTTGAAAAGTGTCCAATTATTATGGAGTTCCTATTCGGATTCAACGCGTTTTTTTTCGCTCTATAATTTGGCCACATTATTTTTAATCTATACAACAGTACTAATCGCATTTGGATTAAGTTACGTTGTATTAGAGGAAATGGGTTTCGCAGTTTTGAAAGAGGACGGAGAAAGTTTGAACGCTCATTCTTTTCAACTCGTCGAAGTTTGTTTATATTTTAGCGCAGTTACTCTATTGTCTGTTGGATATGGTGACATATCTCCGATTGGAATTGGGCGATGGATTGCAATCGCAGAAGCGCTAATTGGATATACACTCCCTTTTGCTTTTGTGATGAGGTCTGTAATAGACAATGAAAAATAA